TTATAGAAAGTGAGATGATAGACCATTACAAAGAACTGGCTCAAAAAGTTCCACATTTAGTTCTTAGAGATCTGGCAGAAGCTCTTGCCAGGAATGAAGAGGAGCATCACCAACTACTTAGTGATCTCATAAAGAAGTATGAAAAATGAAGGACAGGTCTTGCAGAACTTTATATGGGGAATTTTCGATCCCACTACTAAAATCAAGGCTTCCCTAGTGCATCTTCTGTTTCCCGTCCTAGGTTTTTGTAGGTTTTTCTAGGACGGGTTGTGCCTCTTGCCCTGCGGTTCACCGTGGCTACTAGCCACTCTACGCAGGGGTCATGGACACCGTTCGAGCCCAACGGCACGGGGCTCACATCTAGTTTTAGAGCTATGTTCCATGCTCCTATTACGTCTCTGTCATGGGTGAAACCGCACCTCGTGCACTTCACGAACCTAGGGCTCCAACCTCTCCTCTGGGCATTGCCCGTCATAGGAGATAAGTTGGAGCCGCAGAGAGGGCACTTTCCAGATGTACCTCTTGGGTCTACAAACGATACCTTTACTCCGAACTCTAGTGCTTTCTCCACTACCTGCTTCTGGATGCCTCTGATGGCTGATTGTTTAAGCCTGTGAGCATCTAGTGACTTCAGCCCGTTCTTCTCTAGTGCTCTATCCTGAAACCTCTTGGGAAGCTTCTCCAGAACAACAACAGCTCTCTCCTCCCTAGCTACCTTAATAACGAAAGACGCAACCTTGTTCCTCAAGTCTCTTTTAACGTGCTTCTCCCGTAGC
This window of the Zestosphaera sp. genome carries:
- a CDS encoding zinc ribbon domain-containing protein, encoding LREKHVKRDLRNKVASFVIKVAREERAVVVLEKLPKRFQDRALEKNGLKSLDAHRLKQSAIRGIQKQVVEKALEFGVKVSFVDPRGTSGKCPLCGSNLSPMTGNAQRRGWSPRFVKCTRCGFTHDRDVIGAWNIALKLDVSPVPLGSNGVHDPCVEWLVATVNRRARGTTRPRKTYKNLGRETEDALGKP